The Raphanus sativus cultivar WK10039 chromosome 2, ASM80110v3, whole genome shotgun sequence genome includes a region encoding these proteins:
- the LOC108842359 gene encoding protein PHYLLO, chloroplastic isoform X1 — MPSPCHSFLLSNPPFLPSLIPPRYTSRYSFARRTQRFSSSFSKPLPLSRNVIEVAQGSQFDGLILSRDDVDEDDELTVQACVTRTLPPALTLEIGLERLVEAVEELKTNPPKSSSGVLRFQVAVPPRAKALFWFCTQPVSSGVFPVFFLSKDTLDPSCKSLYVKEPQGVFGIGDALSFLHRSKGHSTIKTFLSDESAMVTAYGFPDIDFTGNSSVYSKDGSSYFFVPQIELDERGEVSILAVTLAWNDSLSYSFEQAISSYEKSIFQVSCHVCPSLEDHWFKHLKSSLAKLAVNEIHPIEMEHMGFVTFSGRDQGDAKELKNIQSSRQFHCKLSSDVVFSNNMLNQEAKVSYSLKDQANINAVWASAIIEECTRLGLTYFCVAPGSRSSHLAIAAANHPLTTCLACFDERSLAFHAIGYAKGSLKPAVIITSSGTAVSNLLPAVVEASEDFLPMLLLTADRPPELQGVGANQAINQINHFGSFVRFFFNLPPPTDDIPVRMVLTTVDSALHWATGSPCGPVHLNCAFRDPLDGSPTNWSLNCLNGLDMWMSNAEPFTKYFQVQSLKSSGETTGQITEVLQVIKEAKKGLLLIGAIHTEDEIWASLLLAKELMWPVVADVLSGVRLRKLSKPFLEKWTPVFVDHLDHALLSDSVRNLIEFDVVIQVGSRITSKRVSQVLEKCFPFAYILVDKHPCRHDPSHLVTHRVQSNIVQFADCVLKSRFPWRRSKLHGHLHALDGAIAREMSFRLSAECSLTEPYVAHMLSKALTSKSALFIGNSMPIRDVDMYGCSSGNYSHVVDLMLSAELPCQWIQVTGNRGASGIDGLLSSATGFAVGCKKRVVCVVGDISFLHDTNGLAILKQRIARKPMTILVINNRGGGIFRLLPIAKRTEPSVLNQYFYTSHDISIENLCLAHGVKYVHVGTKRELEETLLVPGVEEMDCIVEIESSIDANAMVHSTLESFARQAANNSLAIISASSVLHPMMDNARLFQVSGIQYSRYRVGLCDRPTIYSGESSQFHREGFILSITLEDGSIGCGEVAPLDSSTENLMDVEGQLQLILHLMKGAKISHMLPLLNGSFSSWIWSELGITASSIFPSVRCGLEMALLNAMAVRHDSSLLGILHCQKAENGYAQPHSVPICALLDSEGTPSEVAYVARKLVEEGFSAIKLKVARRVNSVQDALVLQEVRRVVGDQIELRVDANCRWTFEEAITFGLLVKKCNLQYIEEPVQNKDDLIRFCEESGLPVALDERLDDFKECPLRILAKYTHPGVVAVVIKPSVVGGFENAALIARWAQQHGKMAVISAAYESGLGLSAYILFASYLEMENVKTFRERKLGMAPLVAHGLGTYKWLNEDVLVTSLGISRSPYSGFVEGSVADAGKNLKDVKINNDVIVRTSKGALVRRYEVRVDVDGFSHFIKIHEVGPNIEGSVVLFLHGFLGTGEEWIPIMKGISGSARCISVDIPGHGSSTVQSHASETQKTPTFSMEIIAEAMYKLIEQITPGKVTIVGYSMGARIALYMALRFSNKIEGAVVVSGSPGVKDPVARKVRSATDDSKARMMVDHGLEIFLENWYNGGLWKSLRTHPHFRKIVASRLIHDDVLSVAKLLSDLSTGRQPSLWEELADCNTNVSLVFGEKDVKFKNIATRMYVEMSEGKKSENYIIETVEIPEAGHAVHLESPLLLILALRKFLTRVRKNSAETELSQKLLLALKET; from the exons ATGCCATCTCCATGCCACTCCTTTCTCCTCTCCAATCCTCCCTTTCTACCTTCTCTGATTCCTCCTCGCTACACTTCCAGATACTCCTTCGCACGACGAACACAAcgcttctcctcctccttctccaaGCCTCTTCCGCTTTCTCGAAACGTCATCGAG GTCGCTCAAGGATCTCAATTCGATGGATTGATTCTGAGTAGAGACGATGTGGATGAGGACGATGAGTTAACGGTACAAGCGTGTGTGACTCGTACGTTGCCTCCTGCTTTGACTCTTGAGATTGGACTCGAGAGACTCGTGGAAGCTGTGGAAGAACTCAAGACTAATCCTCCAAAGTCTTCTAGTGGCGTCTTGCGATTTCAA GTGGCTGTGCCTCCGAGAGCAAAGGCTTTGTTCTGGTTCTGCACTCAACCTGTGTCTTCCGGTGTATTTCCTGTGTTTTTCCTCTCCAAGGATACTCTGGACCCTTCTTGTAAGTCGCTCTATGTAAAGGAACCTCAAGGGGTTTTTGGTATTGGGGACGCACTCTCTTTCCTTCATCGCTCCAAGGGACATAGCACCATCAAAAC ATTCCTCTCAGATGAATCAGCTATGGTGACGGCCTATGGTTTTCCAGATATTGATTTCACTGGAAACTCTAGTGTATATAGCAAGGATGGCTCTTCTTACTTCTTCGTTCCTCAG ATCGAGTTAGATGAACGCGGGGAGGTCTCCATATTAGCAGTTACACTGGCATGGAATGATTCTCTATCCTACAGTTTTGAGCAAGCAATTAGTTCATATGAGAAATCAATTTTTCAG GTTTCTTGTCATGTCTGCCCCAGTTTAGAGGATCATTGGTTCAAACATCTAAAAAGTTCTCTTGCAAAGTTGGCTGTAAATGAGATTCATCCAATTGAGATG GAGCATATGGGGTTTGTAACATTTTCTGGGAGAGATCAGGGTGACGCCAAGGAACTG AAAAATATTCAATCATCGCGCCAGTTCCATTGCAAGCTTTCATCTGACGTTGTTTTCTCAAACAACATG CTGAATCAGGAGGCTAAAGTGAGCTACTCCTTGAAAGATCAGGCTAATATCAATGCTGTATGGGCATCAGCTATAATTGAAGAATGCACTCGTCTTGGTTTGACG TACTTTTGTGTAGCTCCTGGATCAAGATCCTCTCATCTTGCAATTGCTGCTGCCAACCACCCCCTTACAACGTGTCTTGCATGCTTTGACGAACGATCTCTTGCATTTCACGCTATTGGGTATGCTAAAGGATCCCTTAAACCGGCAGTTATTATAACATCATCAGGAACCGCCGTTTCAAATCTTCTTCCAGCG GTGGTTGAGGCCAGTGAGGATTTCTTACCTATGCTACTACTTACTGCAGATCGTCCTCCTGAACTTCAGGGAGTTGGTGCAAATCAAGCTATAAATCAA ATAAACCATTTTGGTTCGTTTGTCAGATTCTTCTTCAATCTTCCTCCTCCAACTGATGATATACCAGTCCGGATGGTCCTTACTACTGTAGACTCTGCTTTACATTGGGCAACAGGTTCTCCTTGTGGACCAGTACATCTGAATTGTGCTTTTAGAGACCCACTTGACGGTAGTCCAACAAATTGGTCACTCAACTGCTTAAATGGATTAGACATGTGGATGTCTAATGCTGAACCAttcacaaaatattttcaagtacaAAGCCTCAAGAGCAGTGGTGAAACAACTGGCCAAATTACTGAGGTTTTACAAGTAATCAAAGAGGCTAAGAAGGGTCTTCTCCTGATCGGTGCAATCCATACGGAGGATGAAATTTGGGCTTCTCTTCTGTTGGCTAAAGAACTGATGTGGCCTGTTGTTGCAGATGTGTTGTCTGGTGTCCGGCTGCGCAAGCTGTCTAAGCCTTTTCTCGAGAAGTGGACCCCTGTTTTTGTTGATCATCTTGATCATGCCCTGCTTTCAGATTCTGTTAGGAATTTGATTGAGTTTGATGTTGTTATCCAG GTTGGAAGTCGGATAACAAGCAAAAGAGTTTCTCAGGTGCTAGAGAAATGCTTTCCATTTGCATACATTTTGGTTGATAAGCATCCATGCCGACATGACCCATCACACTTGGTCACTCACAGGGTCCAAAGCAATATAGTTCAGTTTGCTGATTGCGTGCTTAAATCTCGATTTCCATGGAGGAGAAGCAAATTGCATGGCCATTTACATGCATTGGATGGCGCT ATTGCCCGAGAAATGTCATTTCGATTATCTGCTGAGTGCTCCCTGACCGAACCTTATGTTGCACATATGCTTTCCAAAGCACTGACATCTAAATCTGCTCTTTTCATCGGTAATAGTATGCCAATAAGGGATGTGGATATGTATGGATGTAGTTCGGGAAATTATTCGCACGTGGTAGACTTGATGTTAAGTGCAGAATTACCATGTCAATGGATACAAGTAACTGGAAATAGAGGAGCTAGTGGCATTGATGGCTTGCTCAGCTCCGCCACTGGCTTTGCTGTAGGGTGCAAGAAGAGA GTTGTCTGTGTGGTGGGAGACATCTCTTTCCTTCATGATACAAATGGATTGGCGATTCTGAAACAGAG GATTGCGAGGAAACCAATGACAATTCTCGTGATAAACAATCGTGGAGGTGGAATCTTCCGACTTCTTCCTATAGCAAAGAGAACAGAGCCTAGCGTGTTGAATCAATATTTCTATACATCACATGACATTTCCATTGAAAACTTGTGTTTGGCACATGG TGTGAAGTATGTACACGTTGGGACAAAAAGGGAACTTGAGGAAACTCTATTGGTACCCGGCGTGGAAGAGATGGATTGCATTGTGGAGATTGAAAGCTCTATTGATGCTAACGCAATGGTTCATAG TACTTTGGAGAGTTTTGCACGCCAAGCTGCAAATAATTCCTTGGCCATTATCTCGGCCAGTTCAGTTCTTCATCCAATGATGGACAATGCACGTCTTTTCCAAGTCTCTGGAATACAATATTCGCGGTACAG AGTCGGACTGTGTGACAGACCTACCATATATTCTGGTGAATCCTCTCAATTCCATCGAGAAGGTTTCATACTTTCCATAACTTTGGAGGATGGAAGCATTGGCTGCGGAGAG GTTGCACCTTTGGACAGTAGTACGGAGAACTTAATGGATGTGGAGGGGCAGCTACAGTTGATTCTCCACCTTATGAAAGGAGCTAAAATCAGTCACATGCTTCCTTTGTTAAATGGCTCGTTTTCTTCCTGGATTTGGAGTGAACTTGGAATCACT gcATCATCAATTTTTCCAAGTGTCAGATGTGGTCTGGAAATGGCTCTTCTGAATGCAATGGCAGTAAGACATGATTCTAGTTTGTTGGGGATACTTCATTGTCAGAAAGCAGAAAATGGTTATGCTCAGCCACACTCTGTTCCAATATGTGCCCTTCTTGATTCTGAAGGTACTCCATCAGAGGTCGCATACGTTGCTAGAAAACTTGTTGAAGAAGGGTTCAGTGCTATTAAACTTAAA GTTGCTCGTCGGGTGAACTCCGTTCAAGATGCCTTAGTTCTGCAAGAAGTAAGGAGAGTCGTTGGAGATCAAATTGAACTCCGTGTAGATGCTAATTGTCGCTGGACTTTTGAAGAAGCTATAACGTTTGGTTTGTTGGTGAAAAAATGCAACCTACAATATATTGAG GAACCTGTCCAGAACAAAGATGATCTTATAAGGTTTTGTGAAGAAAGTGGATTACCAGTGGCACTTGATGAGAGACTTGATGATTTCAAGGAATGTCCTCTGCGCATACTTGCCAAATATACCCATCCTGGAGTAGTTGCTGTT GTTATTAAACCAAGTGTTGTGGGAGGGTTTGAGAATGCAGCACTGATTGCTCGCTGGGCACAGCAGCATGGAAAGATGGCTGTTATAAGTGCCGCATACGAAAGTGGCCTAGGTTTATCAGCATATATTTTGTTTGCATCGTATCTGGAGATGGAAAACGTCAAAACATTCAGAGAGAGAAAGCTAGGGATGGCCCCTCTTGTAGCCCATGGTCTTGGTACCTACAAATGGCTTAATGAAGACGTATTGGTGACTAGTCTAGGGATATCTCGTAGTCCGTATAGTGGATTTGTCGAAGGATCTGTTGCTGACGCTGGCAAAAATCTAAAGGATGTTAAGATAAACAACGATGTTATTGTTAGAACCAGTAAAGGAGCTCTTGTGCGGAGGTATGAAGTGAGGGTGGATGTAGATGGTTTctctcattttataaaaatccaCGAGGTTGGACCGAATATAGAA GGAAGTGTAGTGTTGTTTCTTCATGGGTTTCTTGGAACTGGTGAAGAATGGATCCCCATCATGAAGGGTATCTCAGGATCTGCAAGATGCATTTCAGTTGATATTCCTGGTCATGGAAGCTCAACGGTACAAAGTCATGCTAGTGAGACCCAGAAGACCCCAACTTTCTCAATGGAGATTATAGCGGAAGCAATGTATAAGCTGATTGAGCAAATTACTCCTGGAAAAGTGACCATAGTTGGATATTCCATGGGAGCAAGAATAGCACTGTACATGGCTTTAAGGTTTAGCAACAAG ATCGAAGGAGCTGTTGTGGTATCAGGCAGCCCTGGGGTCAAGGATCCAGTGGCAAGGAAAGTTCGAAGTGCAACAGATGATTCTAAAGCACGAATGATGGTTGACCATGGACTAGAAATCTTTCTGGAGAACTGGTACAATGGAGGCTTGTGGAAAAG TTTGAGAACTCATCCCCATTTCAGAAAGATTGTTGCAAGCCGCTTGATACATGACGATGTCCTTAGTGTTGCAAAGCTCCTCTCAGATCTGAGCACTGGGAGACAGCC GTCATTGTGGGAAGAGTTGGCGGATTGTAATACAAATGTGTCGCTTGTTTTCGGAGAGAAAGATGTAAAATTCAAGAATATTGCTACTAGGATGTACGTTGAGATGAGTGAAGGCAAGAAGAGCGAAAACTATATCATTGAGACGGTTGAAATCCCAGAGGCTGGTCACGCTGTTCATCTGGAGAGCCCTCTGCTCTTGATCCTCGCTCTTAGAAAGTTCTTAACAAGAGTGCGCAAAAACTCTGCAGAGACGGAGCTTTCTCAGAAGCTCTTGTTAGCACTTAAAGAAACATAA
- the LOC108842359 gene encoding protein PHYLLO, chloroplastic isoform X2 yields MVTAYGFPDIDFTGNSSVYSKDGSSYFFVPQIELDERGEVSILAVTLAWNDSLSYSFEQAISSYEKSIFQVSCHVCPSLEDHWFKHLKSSLAKLAVNEIHPIEMEHMGFVTFSGRDQGDAKELKNIQSSRQFHCKLSSDVVFSNNMLNQEAKVSYSLKDQANINAVWASAIIEECTRLGLTYFCVAPGSRSSHLAIAAANHPLTTCLACFDERSLAFHAIGYAKGSLKPAVIITSSGTAVSNLLPAVVEASEDFLPMLLLTADRPPELQGVGANQAINQINHFGSFVRFFFNLPPPTDDIPVRMVLTTVDSALHWATGSPCGPVHLNCAFRDPLDGSPTNWSLNCLNGLDMWMSNAEPFTKYFQVQSLKSSGETTGQITEVLQVIKEAKKGLLLIGAIHTEDEIWASLLLAKELMWPVVADVLSGVRLRKLSKPFLEKWTPVFVDHLDHALLSDSVRNLIEFDVVIQVGSRITSKRVSQVLEKCFPFAYILVDKHPCRHDPSHLVTHRVQSNIVQFADCVLKSRFPWRRSKLHGHLHALDGAIAREMSFRLSAECSLTEPYVAHMLSKALTSKSALFIGNSMPIRDVDMYGCSSGNYSHVVDLMLSAELPCQWIQVTGNRGASGIDGLLSSATGFAVGCKKRVVCVVGDISFLHDTNGLAILKQRIARKPMTILVINNRGGGIFRLLPIAKRTEPSVLNQYFYTSHDISIENLCLAHGVKYVHVGTKRELEETLLVPGVEEMDCIVEIESSIDANAMVHSTLESFARQAANNSLAIISASSVLHPMMDNARLFQVSGIQYSRYRVGLCDRPTIYSGESSQFHREGFILSITLEDGSIGCGEVAPLDSSTENLMDVEGQLQLILHLMKGAKISHMLPLLNGSFSSWIWSELGITASSIFPSVRCGLEMALLNAMAVRHDSSLLGILHCQKAENGYAQPHSVPICALLDSEGTPSEVAYVARKLVEEGFSAIKLKVARRVNSVQDALVLQEVRRVVGDQIELRVDANCRWTFEEAITFGLLVKKCNLQYIEEPVQNKDDLIRFCEESGLPVALDERLDDFKECPLRILAKYTHPGVVAVVIKPSVVGGFENAALIARWAQQHGKMAVISAAYESGLGLSAYILFASYLEMENVKTFRERKLGMAPLVAHGLGTYKWLNEDVLVTSLGISRSPYSGFVEGSVADAGKNLKDVKINNDVIVRTSKGALVRRYEVRVDVDGFSHFIKIHEVGPNIEGSVVLFLHGFLGTGEEWIPIMKGISGSARCISVDIPGHGSSTVQSHASETQKTPTFSMEIIAEAMYKLIEQITPGKVTIVGYSMGARIALYMALRFSNKIEGAVVVSGSPGVKDPVARKVRSATDDSKARMMVDHGLEIFLENWYNGGLWKSLRTHPHFRKIVASRLIHDDVLSVAKLLSDLSTGRQPSLWEELADCNTNVSLVFGEKDVKFKNIATRMYVEMSEGKKSENYIIETVEIPEAGHAVHLESPLLLILALRKFLTRVRKNSAETELSQKLLLALKET; encoded by the exons ATGGTGACGGCCTATGGTTTTCCAGATATTGATTTCACTGGAAACTCTAGTGTATATAGCAAGGATGGCTCTTCTTACTTCTTCGTTCCTCAG ATCGAGTTAGATGAACGCGGGGAGGTCTCCATATTAGCAGTTACACTGGCATGGAATGATTCTCTATCCTACAGTTTTGAGCAAGCAATTAGTTCATATGAGAAATCAATTTTTCAG GTTTCTTGTCATGTCTGCCCCAGTTTAGAGGATCATTGGTTCAAACATCTAAAAAGTTCTCTTGCAAAGTTGGCTGTAAATGAGATTCATCCAATTGAGATG GAGCATATGGGGTTTGTAACATTTTCTGGGAGAGATCAGGGTGACGCCAAGGAACTG AAAAATATTCAATCATCGCGCCAGTTCCATTGCAAGCTTTCATCTGACGTTGTTTTCTCAAACAACATG CTGAATCAGGAGGCTAAAGTGAGCTACTCCTTGAAAGATCAGGCTAATATCAATGCTGTATGGGCATCAGCTATAATTGAAGAATGCACTCGTCTTGGTTTGACG TACTTTTGTGTAGCTCCTGGATCAAGATCCTCTCATCTTGCAATTGCTGCTGCCAACCACCCCCTTACAACGTGTCTTGCATGCTTTGACGAACGATCTCTTGCATTTCACGCTATTGGGTATGCTAAAGGATCCCTTAAACCGGCAGTTATTATAACATCATCAGGAACCGCCGTTTCAAATCTTCTTCCAGCG GTGGTTGAGGCCAGTGAGGATTTCTTACCTATGCTACTACTTACTGCAGATCGTCCTCCTGAACTTCAGGGAGTTGGTGCAAATCAAGCTATAAATCAA ATAAACCATTTTGGTTCGTTTGTCAGATTCTTCTTCAATCTTCCTCCTCCAACTGATGATATACCAGTCCGGATGGTCCTTACTACTGTAGACTCTGCTTTACATTGGGCAACAGGTTCTCCTTGTGGACCAGTACATCTGAATTGTGCTTTTAGAGACCCACTTGACGGTAGTCCAACAAATTGGTCACTCAACTGCTTAAATGGATTAGACATGTGGATGTCTAATGCTGAACCAttcacaaaatattttcaagtacaAAGCCTCAAGAGCAGTGGTGAAACAACTGGCCAAATTACTGAGGTTTTACAAGTAATCAAAGAGGCTAAGAAGGGTCTTCTCCTGATCGGTGCAATCCATACGGAGGATGAAATTTGGGCTTCTCTTCTGTTGGCTAAAGAACTGATGTGGCCTGTTGTTGCAGATGTGTTGTCTGGTGTCCGGCTGCGCAAGCTGTCTAAGCCTTTTCTCGAGAAGTGGACCCCTGTTTTTGTTGATCATCTTGATCATGCCCTGCTTTCAGATTCTGTTAGGAATTTGATTGAGTTTGATGTTGTTATCCAG GTTGGAAGTCGGATAACAAGCAAAAGAGTTTCTCAGGTGCTAGAGAAATGCTTTCCATTTGCATACATTTTGGTTGATAAGCATCCATGCCGACATGACCCATCACACTTGGTCACTCACAGGGTCCAAAGCAATATAGTTCAGTTTGCTGATTGCGTGCTTAAATCTCGATTTCCATGGAGGAGAAGCAAATTGCATGGCCATTTACATGCATTGGATGGCGCT ATTGCCCGAGAAATGTCATTTCGATTATCTGCTGAGTGCTCCCTGACCGAACCTTATGTTGCACATATGCTTTCCAAAGCACTGACATCTAAATCTGCTCTTTTCATCGGTAATAGTATGCCAATAAGGGATGTGGATATGTATGGATGTAGTTCGGGAAATTATTCGCACGTGGTAGACTTGATGTTAAGTGCAGAATTACCATGTCAATGGATACAAGTAACTGGAAATAGAGGAGCTAGTGGCATTGATGGCTTGCTCAGCTCCGCCACTGGCTTTGCTGTAGGGTGCAAGAAGAGA GTTGTCTGTGTGGTGGGAGACATCTCTTTCCTTCATGATACAAATGGATTGGCGATTCTGAAACAGAG GATTGCGAGGAAACCAATGACAATTCTCGTGATAAACAATCGTGGAGGTGGAATCTTCCGACTTCTTCCTATAGCAAAGAGAACAGAGCCTAGCGTGTTGAATCAATATTTCTATACATCACATGACATTTCCATTGAAAACTTGTGTTTGGCACATGG TGTGAAGTATGTACACGTTGGGACAAAAAGGGAACTTGAGGAAACTCTATTGGTACCCGGCGTGGAAGAGATGGATTGCATTGTGGAGATTGAAAGCTCTATTGATGCTAACGCAATGGTTCATAG TACTTTGGAGAGTTTTGCACGCCAAGCTGCAAATAATTCCTTGGCCATTATCTCGGCCAGTTCAGTTCTTCATCCAATGATGGACAATGCACGTCTTTTCCAAGTCTCTGGAATACAATATTCGCGGTACAG AGTCGGACTGTGTGACAGACCTACCATATATTCTGGTGAATCCTCTCAATTCCATCGAGAAGGTTTCATACTTTCCATAACTTTGGAGGATGGAAGCATTGGCTGCGGAGAG GTTGCACCTTTGGACAGTAGTACGGAGAACTTAATGGATGTGGAGGGGCAGCTACAGTTGATTCTCCACCTTATGAAAGGAGCTAAAATCAGTCACATGCTTCCTTTGTTAAATGGCTCGTTTTCTTCCTGGATTTGGAGTGAACTTGGAATCACT gcATCATCAATTTTTCCAAGTGTCAGATGTGGTCTGGAAATGGCTCTTCTGAATGCAATGGCAGTAAGACATGATTCTAGTTTGTTGGGGATACTTCATTGTCAGAAAGCAGAAAATGGTTATGCTCAGCCACACTCTGTTCCAATATGTGCCCTTCTTGATTCTGAAGGTACTCCATCAGAGGTCGCATACGTTGCTAGAAAACTTGTTGAAGAAGGGTTCAGTGCTATTAAACTTAAA GTTGCTCGTCGGGTGAACTCCGTTCAAGATGCCTTAGTTCTGCAAGAAGTAAGGAGAGTCGTTGGAGATCAAATTGAACTCCGTGTAGATGCTAATTGTCGCTGGACTTTTGAAGAAGCTATAACGTTTGGTTTGTTGGTGAAAAAATGCAACCTACAATATATTGAG GAACCTGTCCAGAACAAAGATGATCTTATAAGGTTTTGTGAAGAAAGTGGATTACCAGTGGCACTTGATGAGAGACTTGATGATTTCAAGGAATGTCCTCTGCGCATACTTGCCAAATATACCCATCCTGGAGTAGTTGCTGTT GTTATTAAACCAAGTGTTGTGGGAGGGTTTGAGAATGCAGCACTGATTGCTCGCTGGGCACAGCAGCATGGAAAGATGGCTGTTATAAGTGCCGCATACGAAAGTGGCCTAGGTTTATCAGCATATATTTTGTTTGCATCGTATCTGGAGATGGAAAACGTCAAAACATTCAGAGAGAGAAAGCTAGGGATGGCCCCTCTTGTAGCCCATGGTCTTGGTACCTACAAATGGCTTAATGAAGACGTATTGGTGACTAGTCTAGGGATATCTCGTAGTCCGTATAGTGGATTTGTCGAAGGATCTGTTGCTGACGCTGGCAAAAATCTAAAGGATGTTAAGATAAACAACGATGTTATTGTTAGAACCAGTAAAGGAGCTCTTGTGCGGAGGTATGAAGTGAGGGTGGATGTAGATGGTTTctctcattttataaaaatccaCGAGGTTGGACCGAATATAGAA GGAAGTGTAGTGTTGTTTCTTCATGGGTTTCTTGGAACTGGTGAAGAATGGATCCCCATCATGAAGGGTATCTCAGGATCTGCAAGATGCATTTCAGTTGATATTCCTGGTCATGGAAGCTCAACGGTACAAAGTCATGCTAGTGAGACCCAGAAGACCCCAACTTTCTCAATGGAGATTATAGCGGAAGCAATGTATAAGCTGATTGAGCAAATTACTCCTGGAAAAGTGACCATAGTTGGATATTCCATGGGAGCAAGAATAGCACTGTACATGGCTTTAAGGTTTAGCAACAAG ATCGAAGGAGCTGTTGTGGTATCAGGCAGCCCTGGGGTCAAGGATCCAGTGGCAAGGAAAGTTCGAAGTGCAACAGATGATTCTAAAGCACGAATGATGGTTGACCATGGACTAGAAATCTTTCTGGAGAACTGGTACAATGGAGGCTTGTGGAAAAG TTTGAGAACTCATCCCCATTTCAGAAAGATTGTTGCAAGCCGCTTGATACATGACGATGTCCTTAGTGTTGCAAAGCTCCTCTCAGATCTGAGCACTGGGAGACAGCC GTCATTGTGGGAAGAGTTGGCGGATTGTAATACAAATGTGTCGCTTGTTTTCGGAGAGAAAGATGTAAAATTCAAGAATATTGCTACTAGGATGTACGTTGAGATGAGTGAAGGCAAGAAGAGCGAAAACTATATCATTGAGACGGTTGAAATCCCAGAGGCTGGTCACGCTGTTCATCTGGAGAGCCCTCTGCTCTTGATCCTCGCTCTTAGAAAGTTCTTAACAAGAGTGCGCAAAAACTCTGCAGAGACGGAGCTTTCTCAGAAGCTCTTGTTAGCACTTAAAGAAACATAA